In Perognathus longimembris pacificus isolate PPM17 chromosome 3, ASM2315922v1, whole genome shotgun sequence, a single window of DNA contains:
- the Kctd4 gene encoding BTB/POZ domain-containing protein KCTD4, whose amino-acid sequence MERKIIRREKEKEYEGKHNSLEDTDQGKSCKSTLMTLNVGGYLYITQKQTLTKYPDTFLEGIVNGKILCPFDADGHYFIDRDGLLFRHVLNFLRNGELLLPEGFRENQLLAQEAEFFQLKGLAEEVKSRWEKEQLTPRETTFLEITDNHDRSQGLRIFCNAPDFISKIKSRIVLVSKSRLDGFPEEFSISSNIIQFKYFIKSENGTRLVLKEDNTFVCTLETLKFEAIMMALKCGFRLLTSLDCSKGSIVHSDALHFIK is encoded by the coding sequence ATGGAGCGTAAAATaatcagaagagaaaaagaaaaggaatatgaaGGGAAACACAACAGCCTGGAAGATACTGACCAAGGAAAGAGCTGCAAATCCACACTGATGACCCTCAACGTTGGTGGATATTTATACATCACTCAAAAACAAACACTGACCAAGTACCCAGACACTTTCCTCGAAGGTATAGTAAATGGAAAAATTCTCTGCCCCTTTGACGCTGATGGCCATTATTTCATTGACAGAGATGGGCTCCTCTTCAGGCATGTCTTAAACTTCCTGCGAAATGGAGAACTTCTACTGCCCGAAGGGTTTCGAGAAAATCAACTTCTTGCCCAAGAAGCAGAATTCTTCCAGCTCAAAGGACTGGCAGAAGAAGTAAAATCCAGGTGGGAAAAAGAACAGCTAACACCCAGAGAGACTACTTTCTTGGAAATAACAGACAACCATGATCGTTCACAAGGACTGAGAATCTTCTGTAATGCTCCTGATTTTATATCAAAAATAAAGTCTCGCATTGTGCTGGTGTCAAAAAGCAGGTTGGATGGATTTCCGGAGGAGTTTTCAATATCATCGAATATCATTCAATTTAAATACTTCATAAAGTCTGAAAATGGCACTCGACTTGTACTAAAGGAAGACAACACCTTTGTCTGCACCCTGGAAACTCTGAAGTTTGAAGCGATCATGATGGCTTTAAAGTGTGGATTTAGACTGCTGACTAGCCTGGACTGCTCCAAAGGGTCAATTGTTCACAGTGATGCACTTCATTTTATCAAGTAA